The genomic window CATTGCGAATCCGGTTGATTTGCGTCAAAACAAAACCAGGATCATGCTGAAAACCGCTGTTAGTCGCTTCTTACAAGTTAACTCAGTAAGTGTGTCCATGCCACATGGTTATGCCGATAGTAATCCACCGTATTGCAGGTGCGATGTGGCAGCCGGGCGAATTCGGTTCGCAATATCAACCTGATTCCCATGGTGGTCGAGCAAACTGGCCGCGGTGAGCGGGCCTACGATATATTCTCCCGTTTGTTGAAGGAGCGGATAATTTGTCTGATGGGCAACATAACCGACGACATCAGTTCCACCGTGGTGGCTCAACTGCTGTTCCTGCAATCGGAGAACGTCAACAAACCGATCCATCTGTACATCAATTCACCCGGCGGTGTTGTGACAGCGGGCTTGGCGATCTACGATACGATGCAGTACGTCAAGCCACCAATAGCAACTTGGTGCGTTGGTCAGGCCTGCTCGATGGGATCCCTCCTGCTCGCGGCCGGTGCGCCTGGGATGCGGTACTCTCTACCCAATGCGCGGATCATGATACACCAGCCCTCTGGTGGCGCACAAGTATGTACATTCCAGTGTTATAATCGATCCGCattgatatataatatatataatctCGCCCAGGGGCAAGCCACGGACATCCTAATACATGCCGAGGAAATTATCAAAATAAAGCGTCAGCTGACCAACATCTACGTGAAGCACGCCAAGAACACGTATGAAGAGATGTGCGGACGCATGGAGCGCGACCACTTTATGACCCCCGAAGAGGCTAAGGTGCTGGGTATCATCGACCATGTGCTCGAACATCCTCCAGAGACTGTGTCCGAAACTGGACCGGCGACGGACGGCGGCGTTACCTCCGGCAAAGCCGTGCCTGAGGAGTGCGAGAAGAAGAGAAGCAAGCAGGCAGCCTAAATTGCTCGCTTGTCCATAGATCAAAATTCAATTCTAAGTTTGAAACATTTTGAACAATTCAGTTTTCTACAGAATATACACTTTCCAATTATACCAAGTCGACTTTCTCATGATTCTGCATTGTCACTATTGCATCATTAATGTTTAAAAGCCCTTACATAACAGTTGCTCTTAGTGGAGATAGGATGATCTGGAATTATCGTTATCTGATGGAAGAGCTAGTCTCTTTTAGCAAGAGCACATCAATCATTCTCTCCCTTGAAAAATAAACCCTCGTTAATATGCTAAACAAAtcattaaacttttagtaAAATTACATAAATACAGTATTCAGTACGGcatttgtttgtgttggttGTCGGTAGTTTCGGGAGCTTTATGCATGGTTTTATAATTAACTCTTTCAAGTCGATCtgcatttatttcttattaGAAAATCTAAAAGCTATATCAGAAAAAGAGATACTTGTTTGTGCGCAAACGCATATTCTTAATTAAGTAAAGGAATTAGAAACCAAGTTTCCCTTTTAACTTTGATCCATTACTATAATATCTGAGCTACCGGTGATGGAATCCTTCTGTATGTACTCGAAGATCTTGTTTAATTCTGGTGTTTCTTTGATCGACTTGAGGAAATCCACTAACAGCTGATTTTTGTCTGTTGGGCAgaaatttcaattagtttATCGTAAGATACAATGTTTGAACGATGTATACTTACTTGCTTTGGGTATTTGCGAAAGGGCCGACACTGCACGAAGGGCAGAACGCTTCAGTTCGTCCTGCTTTTCGTACTCCTGTTTCACAGAGTTGGCCTTCACCTTGTGGGTGCACGTATCACGTAGTTGCTGTATAAATTGATCGAGTCCTGGAATATTGAGGCAGGGTAAGAAGAGATTTGAAGTGACAGGCTGAGGTACTACTCACTTAGCAGGACCTTATCCGGGCACAAGATGGCCAAACGTGCCGTCATCAGGTACGTCAGCATCTTGATGTCGTAGTGGTCGCACAGACCAGCCTGGACATGGTCCAGGAACTGCATGACATCCACACGATCCAAGCCCTGCTCGAGAAGTGTGTACATGCATTCAAATGCCGCTTTGCGAATGTCGAGACCGTCGTCGACGGTGTGCTTGAAGGGACCCATTTCCACTTCTCTAATGAGTTCGCTCTTCACCTTCGTCTCCGAGTACAGCCAAGGCAAGAGGGTGGGCAACAAGTCGCGCACCAAGCTGGGCTTGTTGTGCACCGCAGAGTTGAAGGCTACTAGCGCGACGCGTCGCACCTGCGGCTCCGGATCTCGCAGAGCGAACAGAAACTCGCCAATGTTCTGCTTGAGCAGGGCATCAATGGGCTGCGGCTGATCGGAGATGGTGAACTTTACGGAGGAGACAACCACGGTGCGCATGGTGGGGCTTTCGGAACGCAATGCCTGCTGAAGTTGCGGCAGCAGTTCGTCGGGATTGACCAGCACCAGTTTGCCTAGGCACTCAGCCACCACGTTGCGCGATCCTTCCTCCGAGCACTCGCAGTGCTTGAAGAGCTGGGCCCAAATGGATGGCACCGAAGGCAAAAGCTGAGCGAGTCCGCTGGGCGAGACCGACAGCGATGAAATGACCTCCTTAAGCGAATGTAGCAGCAAATACTGTCTCTTCGGCTGCACCTCAATCTCGTGCAGAATCAGAGGTAGGTATGTCTGCAGGCTACCCACGGACACTGCGCCGAGAGCATGCGAGGCTGCAG from Drosophila yakuba strain Tai18E2 chromosome 2L, Prin_Dyak_Tai18E2_2.1, whole genome shotgun sequence includes these protein-coding regions:
- the LOC6528025 gene encoding ATP-dependent Clp protease proteolytic subunit, which encodes MLKTAVSRFLQVNSVRCGSRANSVRNINLIPMVVEQTGRGERAYDIFSRLLKERIICLMGNITDDISSTVVAQLLFLQSENVNKPIHLYINSPGGVVTAGLAIYDTMQYVKPPIATWCVGQACSMGSLLLAAGAPGMRYSLPNARIMIHQPSGGAQGQATDILIHAEEIIKIKRQLTNIYVKHAKNTYEEMCGRMERDHFMTPEEAKVLGIIDHVLEHPPETVSETGPATDGGVTSGKAVPEECEKKRSKQAA